The DNA region AAAAAGGCCAAGCAGGCTACGAGTGCACAAATCTGTCGACTTGTGCTCGGATACCTATATAAGTTCGTTATACAAACTAAAACCATTCCACATAGCAAGGCTCCGCGACCGCGTGGACAAGCATTTCATCTAACACGAGACGCGCGTCTCCGCGACCGCGAGGCACGAAGAGGCCCCGAGGTGACCGCGAAGCGCGAGGATTCTACCCTACCCTGGAACTGGAATTTGAGCCAATCCCCGTCCCGATGGACGCAGAGGACGTAGACAATTCAAAGGGCGCGCTAGTAGTAGTAGGCGCGCAGCGGCTCTAGCTAGTCACGTACCCATCCTCGCTGAGGACGCCGTGGCGGTGCGCCGGCGTCGGCGCCGCGAGGGCGAAGCTGTAGAGATCGCCGCCGCGCGCGACGGAGAGCTCGCAGGAGCCGCCTCCCCCGGCACCAGCGAGGCCGCAGCTGCATGCagccgcgaggaggaggagggggagcggCAGGCGGGGCCCCGGAGCCGGCATTCTCGACGGCGGCGTGACCGAGGATGCGCGGAGCGTGTGAGCTTGTCCGCTTGTGGCCGGGCGACGAGCGCTGAGGAGCGTAGCGGAGAGCCTGGACGCCTCCACCCGCGAGCCGGCGGAGCGCGGCTCGAGCTCGACACGTTTGGCGTTTGTTCCGCAGCGGTAGGCGCGGCGCTCACGTGTCGGCACTCGGGAGCCGGGACCCAACCCCGATGCCAGCCTTCCTCGGCCGGCCGCGGCAGCGTCCCCATCCGCCCTGCGGCGCGGCCCGCACCGCTCACGTTGTGCTTGCCGCCGCGGCCTGTGTCGCGGACAGGCTGGCCCGGTGAGTGGCGGACTTGTCAAAATCGTATGCGCCCAGCAGCATCTAGCCCGGTGAGTGGCGGTCTTGTCACTCTCCGGGCATGCTGATTGCTCTTTGATTGACTCTCCATCCGACTCTCTGGGGGTCTTGGGTGAGCAGCAGCACCCAAGACTCTCTGGGGGTCTTGGGTGTCGTCGGCTCGTCGCGTGGTGTGATGGCCGCGCGACTGCGAATTCGGTGGTCAAGTCGAGTCCGCCGTCCGGTCGACCACTCGTCCCAGGACCTAGAACGTCGGAAGGCGGAAGCCCAACGGCTGCCGGTCGGTGGTGAAGAGAACGTGATACGGCGGCGGCATTGTGTAACCCGGAACTGAATCGTCGTGGCGTCGCTTTCGTGGGTCTATGCAGACTAGCGAGACCCTTGCTGATTCAGACGGCGAGCTTAACTAGATCCGCTGATTTGTTTGCGAAAGTCCTTGGACGCACAACCAGTTAGTTTTGAGTTCAAAATTTTGATCTGCCGTGTTCACCTGTTATTTATCTCGTAAATTTCTCAAGAGACAAATTATTTGGTGGTGGCAGTCAGGTTACAATCCCAAGAGAATGCCGCCACCGGCTGCCACCCACGCTTTTTATCTCACGAGAAACCTGACCGCGACTGCTCCAGCAAGCATGGGCGTGGACACGAGCTGCGGCGGCACGCTCAGCGGTGCGCCGAGGCGCTCTTCCTTCCGGCCACAGCGGCGACGCTCTCGCGCGCAGCgacaccgccgcccgccgcgacagcacgctggggcggcggcgagccgccgccgtcgcccgcgtCGCAGTAGCCCTTGAGCATGTCCCCCTCCTCGGGGGTGAACCCGATGGCGGACAGCATGGCGTCGGTGGCCCAGCAGCGCTGCTCGATGACGCGGATGGCGCGGCAGCACCCGGGCCCCAGGTACGCCTCGCCGTTGAGGAGGAACAGGATGATCTCGCCCGTGCACGACTTGATGTCCACCAGCGCCTCCCAGCACTGCTGCGACCCCTCGCCCTCCAGCCGCTGCGCCAGGCCGGCCACGCCAGGCGCCGCCGGCTCCGGCCGGcgcgcgcccgccgcggcgAGCAGAGCCAGGCAGGAGAGCACGGCCAGGGGCACGCCCGAGAATGCCATGGGCGACGACGACGGTGGTGGTGCTAGCTAGCGATGCGCTGGTGATTATCTGCGAGACGTCTGTGGGCATCGAGGCTTGCGGCTGTATTTATACAAGATGAAAGGGCATGCAAGCGAAGAGACGCAATTAGCTTCAGAGTGAGCGAAAAGGCTTCAGTTTCAGAAATCAAAAGGTCACATTCATGGCGCATAATGAGCATGGTTTAACCTCGTAGTAGTGCTTACCACAGAAGATGAACGGCCTCTGCACGGCATCATTTCTGCAAAAGCTTCCTCTTGCGATTCGCATCTCTGCTGCTGCTTCCCTTCATGTTTCAGCCAACTTTTAAGTTTTGTTATTTTGGCATTCGCAGCTGCCTCGATTTACTTCTGATGTCTTTGTAGCGAAATGGATTGGTGGTGGCCATCAGCGGCTGTACCAATTTCTACCCACTCCCGTGTCCGGTTaatctccctttctctctgAGTACAGATAGTCATGGATTAATCATGTCCCTCTTGCTTCCAGGATGGCAGAAGTCTATCCAATGATTTCAGTACCTACGTTATTGCACAGACATATTCCAGTCATGATTTATTTCAAATATCGGTTGCTTCGCCTCTATTGTATCCCTTTCATGTATAATTCCTTTATACATATAATACGTTTACATCAGGTCATAAGTGCATGGGCTTGGTCTCGGCCGTGAGCTTAATCTGAACTTGGAATAATCTCCCTGGGTCAATAGCCACATCTAGCGCCGCCCGGCTCTCCAGCCAAACTGCGGTTCACTTACCACATGTAGCGCCTTCTGTTAACATTGTACCGAATGTTATTCGTGTTTTTACAAGTGCAATAGCTTGGAGTGGAACCAAATTTCAACGCATAACTTGCAGCCCCTTTTATTGTGGACCCTTTCAGGATGTAGTGAAACAAAGACTGTATTTCTCATTGAAATATTGAAATGGATATGTTACCAAGGTCAAATTTTGAACAAGAGAATAGCTGCTGTTGTGATTTAGCCATACTAACTTAACACGCATTATTACCCTTTGCCTAAATCTACCAGTTCAGATAAGCATACTCCTCCAGAAGTGGGACATCAGAAATTGTACCATTTCAGGAATACTATTGTTTGATGGTGCACCGAGATTTTGGAGTACATGCAATGAGAGGCCCGAAGAACAACTTTTAAGGCTCAATTTGGCCTCAAATACAAAGGTAACAACTTTTAAGGCTCAATTTGGCCTCAAATACAAAGGTAGGCAGCCACATCGACtataaacaaaaaaaaaatgcaaaccCAGAGAACTGGTAACCGAAACATGGCCAATGTTAGGTGCAAAGAAGCGGCAGCAGAAGTCCGAATTGCAAGAGGAAACAAGCAATCGTCAACAGATGGATCAACAGTCGTTATCAAACCTAGGCCATTGAAGTTGCAGCTGTCCTCACTCTGATCATGCTGTTGGTAGTAGTTGTTGAACGCATATGATACATTACCAGGCCAGCCAAGGCCAGAGCAGGAGGCACCAGGTGACAGAGCACTGCAGTCACCATTGGAGCAAGCTGCAGAAAAACTGGCAGAAACATTGGAGAGGTCCTTGTTGTTGTCGATCACACACcattttgacggaaagtagccGACATCAGGggcattcttgagtgatttagGACCTTGACCTATGTTGGCATAGTACTTTGCCTGGCCATCAAAGGTGAAAATACCGTGGTGTCTTTCATAACCTCCACTTGCCGTATTCCTCTGATCTTCATCTAGAAGGCTGAAGAGATATGTCTCGACTGGAGGCACTTTAGGGCGAAGTGGAGTCCCAGACTTTTTGGCAAGGTGGTTGACTAGGCCAGTCATGAACGACTGAGCAATAGCTGGAG from Panicum hallii strain FIL2 chromosome 9, PHallii_v3.1, whole genome shotgun sequence includes:
- the LOC112874758 gene encoding egg cell-secreted protein 1.3-like, which produces MAFSGVPLAVLSCLALLAAAGARRPEPAAPGVAGLAQRLEGEGSQQCWEALVDIKSCTGEIILFLLNGEAYLGPGCCRAIRVIEQRCWATDAMLSAIGFTPEEGDMLKGYCDAGDGGGSPPPQRAVAAGGGVAARESVAAVAGRKSASAHR